Proteins co-encoded in one Mycobacterium mantenii genomic window:
- a CDS encoding hemerythrin domain-containing protein, producing the protein MPSLTLAAELTREHREIDAAIETFMEKLDCGGIQHELLTETLEALRRHIYLEEVFLFPPLRDAGIVMPIFVMMREHGQLWRTMDALTDLLADGNDNLRLRDTCVQLLDQLHQHNSKEEPVIYPNADTDVPPQTSAELRRFIETGRAPDGWVCQQAGG; encoded by the coding sequence ATGCCCAGCCTGACCTTGGCTGCCGAGCTGACGAGGGAACACCGCGAGATCGACGCTGCAATAGAGACTTTCATGGAGAAGCTCGATTGCGGCGGCATCCAGCACGAGCTCCTAACCGAGACATTGGAAGCGCTGCGCCGGCACATCTACCTCGAAGAGGTGTTCCTGTTCCCTCCGCTCCGGGACGCCGGGATCGTGATGCCGATCTTCGTGATGATGCGCGAGCATGGTCAGCTGTGGCGCACCATGGATGCACTCACGGATCTGCTCGCTGACGGAAACGACAACTTGCGGCTGAGGGATACGTGCGTGCAGCTGCTGGACCAACTTCACCAGCACAACTCAAAAGAGGAGCCGGTCATCTATCCCAACGCCGACACCGACGTACCACCACAAACGAGCGCGGAACTGCGCCGGTTCATCGAGACCGGCCGCGCCCCGGATGGATGGGTATGCCAGCAAGCCGGTGGGTGA
- a CDS encoding DUF2249 domain-containing protein, with protein MLANDVIVASTAADGEAVEAIKGHHAQLAGKLAVLTDAMLWAVERGADFEPARAAALAFLTGELLPHAAAEEDRLYPAATRTERARPLVESMIAVHRIIGSLVERIRIEPPLRAAASGHALRVVFDAHLTDENERILPIVAGNPEVSLVEVTHGMHELLGHARPTNGAEPSHTCGCGEADTDTPVLDVRDVPHSIRHATVFGAFDAVPVGGTLVLVAPHDPIPLLHQLDHRTSGQLEIQYEQRGPEAWRLRLTKR; from the coding sequence ATGCTGGCCAACGATGTGATCGTCGCGTCCACAGCTGCTGACGGCGAGGCGGTCGAAGCCATCAAGGGTCATCACGCTCAGCTCGCCGGAAAGCTTGCGGTGCTCACCGATGCGATGCTGTGGGCGGTCGAGCGCGGTGCGGACTTCGAGCCGGCGCGCGCCGCGGCCCTGGCCTTCCTGACCGGCGAGCTGCTGCCGCACGCCGCCGCTGAAGAGGACCGCCTCTACCCGGCCGCCACCCGGACCGAGCGCGCGCGGCCGCTGGTCGAATCGATGATCGCGGTGCACCGCATCATCGGCTCACTCGTCGAGCGCATCCGCATCGAGCCACCGCTGCGTGCGGCCGCGTCCGGCCACGCCCTGCGGGTGGTGTTCGACGCCCACCTGACCGACGAGAACGAGCGGATCCTGCCGATCGTGGCCGGCAATCCGGAGGTCTCCCTCGTCGAGGTGACCCACGGGATGCATGAACTCCTCGGTCATGCCCGCCCAACCAACGGCGCCGAGCCATCGCACACCTGCGGCTGTGGCGAAGCCGATACCGACACTCCCGTGCTCGACGTTCGCGACGTGCCGCACTCGATCCGGCATGCCACCGTGTTCGGCGCGTTCGACGCCGTTCCGGTCGGCGGCACGCTGGTGCTGGTGGCTCCCCATGATCCAATCCCGCTTTTGCACCAACTCGACCACCGCACCTCGGGCCAGCTCGAAATTCAGTACGAGCAGCGCGGGCCGGAGGCCTGGCGGCTGCGCCTGACCAAGCGGTAG
- a CDS encoding dihydrolipoamide acetyltransferase family protein — protein sequence MANGNEADERISLSSIRRITAQRLTESAATPHFYLTMVADAGALQRLRTDLKAEFSDAWPKISVTDLLIRACAVTLRDHPYVNSSWGGDHLVHHGHVNIGCAVATGGGLVVPVIRDADRKSLNEVGAETHDLIGRARAGKLTSDEMIGGTFTISNLGMYGIDHFTAVINPPEAAILAVGALQEKVVVRDGQFTAVARMKLTLSIDHRVLDGAMAAEFLADLVKLLEHPLRILV from the coding sequence ATGGCCAACGGCAACGAAGCCGACGAGCGAATATCGCTGTCGTCGATACGCCGGATCACGGCACAGCGGCTCACCGAAAGCGCCGCCACACCGCACTTCTACCTCACCATGGTCGCCGATGCCGGCGCGCTGCAAAGGTTGCGCACCGACCTGAAAGCGGAGTTTTCGGACGCCTGGCCGAAAATCAGCGTTACCGATCTGCTGATCCGCGCCTGCGCGGTGACCCTGCGTGATCACCCCTACGTCAATTCCTCATGGGGCGGTGATCACCTGGTGCACCACGGCCATGTGAACATCGGTTGCGCCGTCGCCACCGGCGGTGGACTTGTGGTACCCGTCATCCGCGATGCGGACCGCAAGAGCCTCAACGAGGTTGGCGCAGAGACCCATGACCTCATCGGACGGGCGCGCGCCGGCAAGCTCACATCCGACGAAATGATCGGTGGCACCTTCACGATCAGCAACCTCGGGATGTACGGCATCGACCACTTCACCGCCGTCATCAACCCGCCCGAGGCCGCAATCCTCGCGGTCGGTGCCCTGCAAGAGAAGGTCGTCGTCCGAGACGGTCAATTCACGGCCGTAGCCAGAATGAAGCTGACTTTGTCCATCGATCACCGCGTCCTCGACGGTGCCATGGCCGCAGAATTCCTAGCGGACCTGGTGAAGCTGCTCGAACACCCGTTACGCATTCTCGTCTGA
- a CDS encoding alpha-ketoacid dehydrogenase subunit beta, with protein sequence MSLRRHCAAGAAIGAAMLGMRPIVEIMTINFSLLALDQIVNHAAKMHAMFAGQVSVPLVIRTPGGGGQQLAATHSQNLEVFYAHVPGMKVLTPATPADAKALLSAGVRDDDPVLLLENLALYNTKGEVPDGEQVGQIGTASVIKPGTDLTVIAYSRATVIALDVARQFEANGVSVEVVDLRSLRPLDRETICVSVRKTSRAVILEDDWLSYGVGAEIAATIAEGAFDYLDAPIRRVAAPEVPLPYAKPLELAALPDAADLTKVIGEVLDASRFAY encoded by the coding sequence ATGAGCCTGCGGAGACATTGCGCGGCTGGTGCCGCGATCGGTGCGGCAATGCTCGGCATGCGGCCGATCGTCGAGATCATGACCATCAATTTCAGCCTGTTGGCGCTCGACCAGATCGTCAATCACGCCGCCAAGATGCATGCGATGTTCGCGGGCCAGGTGTCGGTGCCGCTGGTGATCCGCACCCCGGGCGGCGGCGGGCAACAGCTGGCGGCGACTCACTCGCAGAACTTGGAGGTCTTCTACGCGCACGTGCCCGGAATGAAAGTGCTCACCCCCGCCACCCCGGCCGATGCCAAGGCGCTGCTGAGCGCCGGCGTGCGTGACGATGATCCGGTGTTGTTATTGGAGAATCTGGCACTGTACAACACCAAAGGCGAGGTTCCCGACGGCGAGCAGGTCGGTCAGATCGGGACGGCCTCGGTCATCAAGCCGGGAACGGACCTCACCGTCATCGCCTACTCGCGGGCAACGGTGATCGCTTTGGATGTCGCCCGCCAGTTCGAGGCCAACGGCGTGTCCGTCGAAGTCGTCGACCTGCGCAGCCTGCGGCCCCTGGACCGCGAGACGATCTGCGTCTCGGTGCGCAAGACGAGCAGGGCCGTCATCCTCGAAGACGACTGGCTCAGCTACGGAGTCGGTGCGGAGATCGCGGCAACGATCGCCGAAGGTGCGTTCGATTATCTCGATGCCCCGATCCGCCGCGTCGCGGCCCCCGAAGTGCCCCTGCCCTATGCGAAGCCGCTCGAGCTCGCGGCCCTGCCCGACGCCGCCGACCTGACCAAGGTCATCGGCGAAGTTCTCGACGCCAGCCGGTTCGCCTACTAG
- a CDS encoding helix-turn-helix transcriptional regulator, with product MKKGLAVLGPEPTPVLRSPVALSGQRLRVLEYVRAHSPVRVADAATALELHPNTVREHLDAVVGLGLAERSTATALGRGRPAALYRVSAADPAVAVRDYAGLATALAGHLARTSAHPERDARAAGIEWGRELIDEGNEAGSDPRQSVLEALTRLGFAPDHEERTPGARRGIALRRCPLLDAARRYPTVVCQVHLGIVAGMLERLGAPNERGLDLIPFAEPGACRLFLPDPVVQHGS from the coding sequence GTGAAAAAAGGCTTGGCCGTCTTGGGGCCCGAACCGACGCCGGTGCTCCGGTCGCCGGTGGCGCTGTCCGGGCAGCGACTGCGGGTGCTCGAGTATGTGCGCGCGCACTCCCCCGTCCGGGTCGCTGACGCCGCCACCGCTCTTGAGCTGCACCCCAACACCGTTCGCGAACACCTCGACGCGGTCGTTGGGCTCGGGCTCGCGGAGCGCTCCACGGCAACCGCACTCGGACGCGGACGTCCGGCGGCGTTGTATCGCGTGTCGGCCGCCGACCCCGCCGTCGCGGTCCGCGATTACGCGGGTCTGGCGACCGCACTGGCCGGTCACCTGGCTCGCACCAGCGCCCACCCCGAGCGCGATGCGCGGGCGGCCGGCATCGAGTGGGGGCGCGAACTCATCGACGAGGGGAATGAGGCCGGCAGCGATCCGCGGCAGTCCGTGCTCGAGGCGCTGACCCGCCTCGGCTTCGCACCCGACCACGAAGAACGCACCCCGGGCGCCCGACGGGGCATCGCGTTGCGCCGCTGCCCGTTGCTGGACGCCGCCCGCCGTTACCCCACCGTCGTCTGTCAGGTCCACCTCGGAATCGTCGCGGGAATGCTGGAGCGGCTAGGCGCCCCCAATGAACGGGGCCTCGATCTCATTCCATTCGCAGAACCCGGCGCCTGCCGCCTGTTTCTGCCCGATCCCGTTGTGCAACATGGTAGCTGA
- a CDS encoding WS/DGAT/MGAT family O-acyltransferase, translating into MDQLTTLDAGFLKAEDADRHVSLAIGGLAVIEGPIPDRDSLMATLARRVRACPRFGQRLRTRPFDLGAPEWVDDPDFDLGRHVRHIALPRPGDDRELFQIAADALSRRLDRDRPLWEIWIIEGLSDNRWAMLTKIHHCMADGIAATHMLAGLCDDGIGESFATDIRATKEPKAQGLSQSLWDVNPLSVLGGLWNASAAITAAATRTALGAAEIAAGLLRPTTTSLNGPITTLRRYSVARVPLADIAQICRTFDVTINDVALAAITESYRDVLLQRGEAPLPDALRALVPVSMRSADAFDKTDNRVSVMLPYLPVDEQHPLQRLRIVHSRLDRTKSHGQRQASHAFVSMANRIPFPLTAWAVRLLTQLPQRGITTLATNVPGPRQPLQLMGRRVLSVFPVPPIAMQLRTGVAMLSYAEDLFFGVLADYDAVADIDALARGIELAVAHLVAISKQRKQIRGRRGLSLVASV; encoded by the coding sequence ATGGATCAATTGACAACCCTTGATGCGGGCTTTCTCAAAGCGGAAGACGCTGACCGGCACGTGAGTTTGGCGATCGGCGGTTTGGCGGTCATCGAGGGGCCGATCCCGGACCGTGATTCGTTGATGGCAACACTTGCTCGGCGGGTTCGCGCGTGCCCCCGGTTCGGCCAGCGGCTGCGAACGCGCCCGTTTGACCTCGGCGCACCGGAATGGGTGGACGATCCGGACTTTGATCTCGGCCGTCACGTACGACACATCGCCCTACCACGGCCCGGAGACGACCGAGAGCTATTCCAGATTGCCGCCGATGCGCTTTCTCGGCGTCTCGACCGGGATCGGCCGCTGTGGGAAATCTGGATCATCGAAGGCCTCAGTGACAATCGGTGGGCAATGCTCACCAAGATCCACCACTGCATGGCCGACGGAATTGCCGCCACCCACATGCTAGCCGGCCTATGCGACGACGGCATCGGCGAGAGCTTCGCAACCGATATCCGCGCCACCAAAGAGCCTAAGGCGCAAGGTCTCTCGCAGAGTCTCTGGGATGTAAATCCACTGAGCGTGCTGGGGGGCCTGTGGAACGCATCGGCTGCCATCACGGCGGCCGCCACCCGTACGGCATTGGGTGCTGCAGAAATTGCCGCCGGTTTGCTGCGCCCCACCACGACGTCGCTGAACGGGCCGATAACAACTTTACGTCGCTACAGCGTCGCGCGGGTCCCTCTCGCCGACATCGCGCAGATATGTCGGACTTTCGATGTCACCATCAACGACGTTGCGCTCGCCGCTATCACGGAGAGTTACCGCGACGTCCTCCTCCAACGGGGGGAAGCACCTCTGCCGGATGCGCTTCGCGCGTTGGTGCCGGTGTCGATGCGGTCTGCCGACGCGTTCGATAAGACGGACAACCGCGTCTCCGTGATGCTTCCGTACCTACCTGTCGACGAGCAGCACCCGCTTCAGCGGCTGCGGATTGTCCATTCGCGACTGGACCGAACAAAATCTCACGGTCAGCGTCAGGCGAGTCACGCATTCGTGTCGATGGCTAACCGCATTCCGTTTCCCCTGACCGCCTGGGCCGTCCGATTATTGACCCAGCTACCGCAGCGCGGCATTACCACCTTGGCGACGAATGTCCCGGGCCCTCGTCAACCACTGCAACTCATGGGCCGACGGGTGCTCAGTGTGTTTCCGGTCCCGCCGATCGCGATGCAATTGCGCACCGGTGTGGCAATGCTCAGCTATGCCGAGGATCTGTTCTTCGGTGTCCTCGCCGACTACGACGCCGTGGCTGATATCGACGCACTGGCCCGCGGAATCGAGTTGGCAGTGGCACATCTGGTAGCAATCAGTAAGCAACGCAAGCAAATACGCGGTCGTCGAGGACTGTCACTCGTTGCCAGTGTCTAG
- a CDS encoding OsmC family peroxiredoxin encodes MSIAERATQTTWEGPLASGEGTLSRGSSAALDGLPLTWASRTEQPGGKTSPEELAAAAHSSCFAMALALKLGENHTPPQRLDVTATVILDAVDGIPTITTSRLKVRAQVAGLDDEAFATVVGQAAALCPVSRLFAGATISVDAELDENESASSAG; translated from the coding sequence ATGAGCATTGCCGAACGGGCCACGCAGACCACATGGGAAGGCCCGCTGGCCTCTGGTGAAGGCACGCTGTCGCGGGGCAGCAGCGCAGCTCTGGATGGCCTACCGTTGACGTGGGCCTCCCGGACTGAGCAGCCGGGCGGTAAGACCAGCCCCGAAGAGCTGGCGGCGGCGGCACACTCGTCGTGTTTCGCGATGGCGCTGGCGTTGAAGTTGGGCGAAAACCACACGCCGCCACAGCGACTCGATGTCACGGCCACCGTCATCCTGGACGCGGTCGATGGAATCCCGACGATCACCACGTCGCGGTTGAAAGTCCGGGCGCAGGTCGCGGGCCTGGACGACGAAGCGTTCGCCACCGTGGTGGGCCAGGCCGCTGCCCTGTGTCCGGTATCGCGATTGTTCGCCGGTGCCACGATCAGCGTCGATGCCGAGCTCGACGAGAACGAATCCGCCAGCTCCGCGGGCTGA
- a CDS encoding ferredoxin, which translates to MRVVVDRDRCEGNAFCVNIAPEVFQLDDDEYAVVITDPVPVEQETLVEQAIEACPRAALSRAD; encoded by the coding sequence ATGCGCGTCGTGGTAGACCGTGATCGCTGTGAGGGCAACGCGTTCTGCGTGAATATCGCGCCGGAGGTGTTCCAACTCGATGACGACGAGTACGCCGTGGTCATCACCGACCCCGTCCCCGTCGAGCAGGAGACGCTGGTCGAGCAGGCGATCGAAGCCTGCCCTCGCGCGGCGTTATCCCGCGCAGACTAG
- a CDS encoding mandelate racemase/muconate lactonizing enzyme family protein, protein MPPIVADRAADIAKVETVPLRIPLKVGTTPGASLWGDTLSAADSLLVKVTTREGVEGWGEAFGFRAVDSAKLAVDELIAPLCVGRDATRIGPLMLEIQKKLHVFGRGGALTYGLSAVDIALWDIVGKLANAPVSKLLGGALTTMPCYASLACYTDPSLVRAVVRQAMDAGFQVLKLHEAGISAIVAAREEAGPDVELIVDAGCPWTLTQAGACARELKAVRLKFLEEPLWPPENFDGLAALRRTTGIPLSAGENASTLLEFERMLAAGAVDFVQPSPAKMGGITELCKVFPLAAVHNIPVMTHSFYDGPGLLAALHVTAALGTADSMIEWRWFDLEASIYGDALTPQAGRLTVPQGPGLGIDPDPEVIHAYRRESAP, encoded by the coding sequence ATGCCTCCCATCGTCGCGGACCGCGCCGCAGACATCGCCAAGGTCGAGACAGTTCCGCTGCGTATCCCGCTCAAGGTGGGCACCACGCCCGGAGCGTCGCTCTGGGGCGACACGCTCTCCGCAGCAGACTCGCTGCTCGTCAAGGTGACAACCCGCGAGGGAGTGGAAGGCTGGGGAGAAGCCTTCGGTTTTCGTGCTGTCGATTCGGCCAAGCTTGCCGTCGACGAACTGATCGCGCCGCTCTGCGTTGGCCGGGACGCCACTCGAATCGGGCCCCTGATGCTGGAGATTCAGAAGAAGCTGCACGTTTTCGGGCGCGGCGGTGCGTTGACCTACGGGCTCTCGGCGGTAGACATCGCCCTGTGGGATATCGTCGGTAAGCTCGCCAACGCTCCGGTCTCCAAGCTCCTCGGCGGCGCACTGACCACTATGCCTTGCTATGCAAGTCTGGCCTGCTATACCGATCCCTCGCTGGTCCGCGCCGTGGTTCGGCAAGCAATGGATGCCGGCTTTCAAGTGCTCAAGCTGCACGAAGCGGGCATCTCGGCAATCGTCGCAGCCCGCGAGGAAGCCGGCCCCGACGTGGAACTGATCGTGGACGCCGGCTGCCCCTGGACCTTGACTCAAGCCGGTGCATGCGCTCGGGAACTCAAGGCGGTTCGGCTCAAATTCCTCGAGGAGCCGCTGTGGCCGCCGGAGAATTTCGACGGCCTCGCCGCACTGCGCAGAACCACCGGCATCCCACTGTCGGCCGGCGAGAACGCTTCCACCCTACTGGAATTCGAGCGAATGCTCGCCGCCGGGGCGGTGGACTTTGTTCAGCCAAGCCCGGCCAAGATGGGAGGGATTACCGAGTTGTGCAAGGTTTTTCCCCTCGCGGCCGTCCATAACATCCCGGTGATGACGCACTCCTTCTACGATGGCCCCGGGTTGCTCGCGGCGCTTCATGTCACCGCTGCGCTGGGCACCGCCGACTCCATGATCGAGTGGCGCTGGTTCGATCTGGAAGCATCCATCTATGGCGATGCCCTGACCCCGCAGGCGGGCCGGCTCACCGTCCCGCAGGGGCCGGGCCTGGGAATCGACCCCGATCCTGAGGTCATACACGCCTACCGGCGGGAATCGGCACCATGA
- a CDS encoding hemerythrin domain-containing protein — translation MPGEVLSAALMRQHREVNAEIELFIEKLGADGLQPELLTSMLEALRRHIYLEEVFVFPPIRETGIVMPIFVMMREHGQLWRTMETLAPLLADGRDSLRLKDTCNQLLDQLHRHNFKEEPLVYLHADYHLPAPTSAELSRFLVTGCIPDGWVCQQAGTKRSR, via the coding sequence ATGCCCGGCGAGGTTTTATCTGCCGCCTTGATGCGGCAGCACCGCGAAGTCAACGCTGAAATCGAGCTTTTCATCGAGAAGCTCGGTGCCGACGGTTTGCAACCCGAACTACTGACGTCGATGTTGGAAGCGCTGCGTCGGCACATCTACCTGGAGGAGGTCTTCGTGTTCCCTCCGATCCGAGAGACCGGGATAGTGATGCCGATCTTCGTGATGATGCGCGAACACGGCCAACTGTGGAGGACGATGGAAACCTTGGCGCCGTTGCTTGCTGATGGACGAGATAGCCTGCGGCTCAAGGACACTTGTAATCAGTTGCTGGATCAGCTGCACCGGCACAACTTCAAAGAGGAGCCGCTCGTCTATCTGCATGCCGACTACCATTTGCCGGCGCCGACGAGCGCGGAACTGAGTCGGTTCCTCGTCACCGGGTGCATACCCGATGGATGGGTTTGCCAGCAGGCAGGCACCAAACGCTCACGTTGA
- a CDS encoding CBS domain-containing protein: protein MDPQDSTAVSLPHVTAGDIMTSPVITVPPNASTQQLADILIRHGISGLPVVDRAGTLLGLVSEHDLLIKAGAVASDLMTTAVITVTPDSAADDIRHLLIDRRIRRVPVVREGRLVGIVSRHDLVAVMATEWACQVCGEPVRGVHPPATCPKCHAKGTQFELQEQPPGA from the coding sequence GTGGATCCGCAGGACAGCACCGCGGTTTCGCTGCCACACGTGACAGCCGGTGACATCATGACCTCGCCGGTGATCACCGTGCCGCCCAATGCATCGACACAACAGTTGGCTGACATCCTCATCCGGCACGGGATCAGTGGGCTGCCCGTGGTCGACCGGGCGGGCACGCTTTTGGGGCTTGTCAGTGAGCACGACCTGCTGATCAAGGCAGGCGCGGTCGCGAGCGATTTGATGACGACGGCGGTGATCACCGTGACCCCGGACAGCGCTGCCGACGATATCCGGCATCTTCTGATCGACCGGCGTATCCGCCGGGTCCCGGTGGTGCGGGAGGGCCGCCTGGTCGGGATCGTGAGCCGCCATGACCTGGTGGCTGTGATGGCCACCGAATGGGCGTGTCAGGTCTGCGGTGAGCCGGTGCGCGGCGTGCATCCCCCCGCGACATGTCCGAAGTGTCACGCGAAGGGCACGCAATTCGAGTTGCAGGAGCAGCCGCCGGGAGCGTAA
- a CDS encoding carboxymuconolactone decarboxylase family protein, protein MAEDMYHPTTPEIHYLRRELAPHTHDAFEAFSRAVFADGALPEKTKQLIAVAVAHTTQCPYCIRGHTGLAHRKGNSDQEIMEAVWVAAEMRAGGAYAHATLALEELAT, encoded by the coding sequence ATGGCCGAGGATATGTACCACCCAACCACCCCCGAAATCCACTATCTCCGTAGGGAACTCGCTCCTCACACGCATGACGCGTTCGAGGCGTTCAGCCGTGCGGTGTTCGCCGATGGCGCCCTGCCGGAGAAAACCAAACAGCTGATTGCGGTCGCGGTCGCGCACACCACCCAATGTCCGTACTGCATCCGGGGCCATACCGGGCTCGCCCACCGGAAAGGCAACAGCGACCAAGAAATCATGGAGGCAGTCTGGGTCGCGGCCGAGATGCGGGCCGGCGGCGCCTACGCCCACGCCACGTTGGCGCTCGAGGAACTGGCCACATAG
- a CDS encoding PPE family protein encodes MDFGALPPEINSGRMYVGPGPATLLAAAAGWESLAAELTDGAGSYHAVIASLTDETWSGPASMSMAAAVMPYIAWMTATAEQCGQAAAQATAAAAAFETAYAMTVPPPLVAANRARLLALIQTNIFGQNTPAIMATEAEYSEMWAQNATAMYNYAANSASASTLSPVPSPPQTANPAAAGHLVAITHAAAQSGSTAHTSATQVISSVPQTLQSLSTPGSSSSGGLSQAAMGTGASLGSSGASAPFSSLSSLTGASGKGATKTASTGAGAASGLASALAAAPAADGAAAGLASEAAGYGADGAGLIADGGGIGIDLYGLDLDYQGLALDEAGAGSILGAEGSAGIAGMGGAGAATGLGNLGPLAGLGQGASASVGQASSLSTLSVPPSWATTVSSVAPLPALNGGAAPGGWAVAPGASPGTAVSKLPLGGMVGRESEGAVQRVGMRVSLIPHSPVAG; translated from the coding sequence ATGGATTTTGGCGCTTTACCACCAGAGATCAACTCTGGCCGAATGTACGTGGGGCCTGGGCCCGCCACCTTGCTGGCTGCCGCCGCGGGGTGGGAGTCGCTGGCCGCCGAGCTGACGGACGGCGCCGGCAGCTATCACGCCGTGATCGCGAGTCTCACCGACGAAACCTGGTCGGGGCCGGCATCGATGTCGATGGCGGCGGCGGTCATGCCCTACATAGCGTGGATGACGGCGACCGCCGAGCAGTGCGGGCAGGCCGCGGCGCAGGCAACGGCGGCCGCGGCAGCGTTCGAAACCGCATACGCGATGACGGTGCCGCCTCCCCTGGTGGCGGCCAACCGGGCGCGCCTTCTCGCGTTGATTCAGACCAACATCTTCGGGCAGAACACGCCGGCCATCATGGCGACTGAGGCCGAGTACAGCGAGATGTGGGCCCAGAACGCCACCGCGATGTACAACTACGCGGCCAATTCGGCTTCCGCATCGACACTTTCGCCCGTGCCGTCGCCGCCGCAAACGGCCAATCCGGCGGCCGCCGGCCACCTCGTCGCCATCACCCATGCGGCAGCCCAATCCGGCAGTACCGCACACACATCGGCGACGCAGGTGATCTCCTCGGTGCCCCAGACTCTGCAAAGTCTCTCAACCCCCGGCTCTTCCTCGAGCGGCGGTCTGTCGCAGGCGGCGATGGGCACCGGAGCGTCGCTGGGATCGTCGGGAGCCTCCGCCCCCTTCAGTTCACTGTCGAGTCTGACCGGCGCCTCGGGTAAAGGCGCGACAAAGACCGCAAGCACCGGTGCGGGCGCGGCCTCGGGACTGGCGTCGGCGCTCGCTGCCGCACCCGCAGCGGACGGAGCCGCCGCCGGGCTGGCATCCGAGGCGGCCGGGTACGGCGCCGACGGCGCCGGTTTGATCGCCGACGGCGGTGGAATCGGCATAGACCTCTACGGCCTCGATCTGGATTACCAGGGCTTGGCGCTGGATGAAGCGGGCGCGGGCTCCATTTTGGGGGCCGAGGGTAGCGCCGGGATAGCAGGCATGGGAGGTGCGGGTGCCGCGACCGGTTTGGGAAACCTCGGGCCACTGGCAGGACTGGGTCAAGGTGCGTCGGCGAGCGTGGGCCAAGCCAGTTCGCTCAGCACCTTGTCCGTACCGCCGAGTTGGGCGACGACGGTGTCGTCGGTCGCCCCGCTGCCGGCGCTCAACGGCGGCGCGGCGCCGGGCGGGTGGGCCGTCGCGCCCGGCGCATCACCCGGCACCGCGGTGTCCAAGCTGCCGTTGGGCGGCATGGTCGGTCGCGAGTCCGAGGGTGCGGTTCAGCGCGTCGGCATGCGCGTCTCGCTGATTCCCCATTCGCCGGTGGCCGGGTAG